A region from the Acipenser ruthenus chromosome 49, fAciRut3.2 maternal haplotype, whole genome shotgun sequence genome encodes:
- the LOC117401372 gene encoding cyclic AMP-responsive element-binding protein 3-like protein 3-A isoform X1 has protein sequence MKKGSGGCELGGMELLDLLFDQQDGILRNEGLGGAAAHHGNAQGWPITEQNLLVDPDSEDFLNSLLGAGDSVSSSPLWSPATSDSGISEDPHSDQLDSPQHCQTPDSPAVYQPAPTQIEHPCLGTASTEPPQAMDMLEPDIAIDLEGWDSSFLSQPGLGVRLQQAGFEMFPLTVKDLLLSNTSELQPQQQSQQPFQELVLNEDEKKLLAKEGVSLPSQLPLTKYEERILKKIRRKIRNKQSAQESRKKKKEYMDGLESRMSACNAQNQELQRKVFQLEKRNTSLITQLRKLQDLVMHGSNKTAQTGTCILVLLLSFSLILFPSLRPFSDSQVAHEGGDFIPVRVQSRSLHGIESSRVFHAVAHDHVYSAPEQGEGPGTVSSLEKLLKGHGLVDSALNASQAEALELEGLSGADPITGRRVTTVRWSGSGVKQGAGPVHADEM, from the exons ATGAAGAAG gGGTCAGGGGGCTGTGAGCTGGGAGGGATGGAGCTGCTCGACCTCCTCTTCGACCAGCAGGACGGGATCCTCCGCAACGAGGGCTTAGGGGGGGCGGCGGCGCACCACGGCAACGCACAGGGCTGGCCAATCACAGAGCAGAAC CTCCTGGTAGATCCTGACAGTGAGGATTTCCTCAACTCCCTGCTGGGTGCGGGTGACTCAGTGTCCAGCTCCCCCTTGTGGTCACCGGCCACGAGTGACAGCGGCATCTCTGAGGACCCCCACTCTGACCAGCTGGACAGTCCGCAGCACTGCCAGACCCCCGACAGCCCGGCCGTTTACCAGCCTGCCCCGACCCAAATCGAACACCCCTGCCTGGGCACTGCCAGCACTGAGCCCCCCCAGGCCATGGACATGCTGGAGCCCGACATCGCCATCGACCTGG aggGCTGGGACTCCTCGTTCCTCTCTCAGCCCGGGCTGGGAGTGCGTCTGCAGCAAGCTGGTTTCGAGATGTTCCCACTCACAGTGAAGGACCTGCTGCTGTCCAACACCTCCGAGCTG CAGCCTCAGCAGCAATCCCAGCAGCCCTTTCAAGAGCTGGTTCTGAATGAGGATGAGAAGAAACTGCTGGCCAAGGAGGGAGTGAGCCTGCCCAGCCAGCTCCCACTCACCAAG TACGAGGAGCGCATCCTGAAGAAGATCCGCAGGAAGATCCGCAACAAGCAGTCTGCCCAGGAGAGCCgcaagaagaagaaggagtacaTGGACGGGCTGGAGAGCCG GATGTCTGCCTGCAATGCTCAGAACCAGGAGCTCCAGAGGAAGGTGTTCCAGCTGGAGAAACGCAACAC GTCTCTGATAACGCAGCTCAGGAAGCTGCAGGACCTGGTGATGCACGGCTCCAACAAGACAGCGCAGACTGGAACCTGCATCCTG GTGCtgctcctctccttctccctAATCCTCTTCCCCAGCCTGCGCCCGTTCTCTGACAGCCAGGTGGCCCACGAGGGTGGAGACTTCATTCCAGTGCGAG TGCAGTCCCGCTCACTCCACGGCATCGAGTCCTCTCGTGTTTTCCACGCCGTGGCGCACGACCACGTCTACTCAGCGCCGGAGCAGGGGGAGGGGCCGGGCACAGTGTCATCACTCGAGAAGCTGCTGAAGGGGCACGGCCTCGTTGACTCCGCCCTGAACGCCAGCCAGGCCGAGGCCCTGGAGCTCGAGGGGTTAAGCGGCGCTGACCCCATCACCGGCCGCAGAGTGACCACCGTGAGGTGGAGCGGGAGCGGAGTGAAGCAGGGGGCGGGGCCTGTGCATGCGGACGAGATGTGA
- the LOC117401405 gene encoding elongation factor 2b, which translates to MVNFTVDQIREIMDKKSNIRNMSVIAHVDHGKSTLTDSLVSKAGIIAGARAGETRFTDTRKDEQERCITIKSTAISLFYELSEKDLAFIKQCKDGSGFLINLIDSPGHVDFSSEVTAALRVTDGALVVVDCVSGVCVQTETVLRQAIAERIKPVLMMNKMDRALLELQLEPESLYQTFQRIVENVNVIISTYGEDEGGPMGNIMIDPVVGTVGFGSGLHGWAFTLKQFAEMYVSKFAAKGDAQLNATERAKKVEDMMKKLWGERFFDPSNGKFSKSATNADGKKLPRTFSQLVLDPIFKVFDAIMNFKKEETAKLIEKLEIKLDSDDKEKEGKPLLKAVMRRWLPAGEALLQMITIHLPSPVTAQKYRCELLYEGPGDDEAAMGIKNCDSKGPLMMYISKMVPTTDKGRFYAFGRVFSGTVSTGLKVRIMGPNYVPGKKDDLYIKPIQRTILMMGRYVEPIEDVPCGNIVGLVGVDQYLVKTGTITTFEHAHNLRVMKFSVSPVVRVAVEAKNPADLPKLVEGLKRLAKSDPMVQCIIEESGEHIIAGAGELHLEICLKDLEEDHACIPIKKSDPVVSYRETVSEVSDQMCLSKSPNKHNRLYMKARPFQDGLAEDIEKGDVTARQELKARARYLTEKYEWDVTEARKIWCFGPDGTGPNLLVDVTKGVQYLNEIKDSVVAGFQWASKEGALCEENMRAVRFDIHDVTLHTDAIHRGGGQIIPTARRVLYACQLTAQPRLMEPVYMVEIQCPEQVVGGIYGVLNRKRGHVFEESQVAGTPMFIVKAFLPVNESFGFTADLRSNTGGQAFPQCVFDHWQILPGDPSDSSTKPFQVVAETRKRKGLKEGIPALDNYLDKL; encoded by the exons ATG GTGAACTTCACAGTAGACCAGATCCGTGAGATCATGGACAAGAAGTCCAACATCCGTAACATGTCCGTGATTGCCCACGTGGACCACGGCAAGTCCACGCTGACAGACTCCCTCGTGTCCAAGGCTGGCATCATCGCCGGGGCTCGCGCTGGAGAGACCCGCTTCACCGACACCAGGAAGGACGAGCAGGAGCGCTGCATCACCATCAAATCCAC tgctatCTCCTTGTTCTACGAGCTGTCTGAAAAGGACTTGGCCTTCATCAAGCAGTGCAAGGACGGCTCTGGCTTCCTCATCAACCTGATCGACTCCCCCGGGCACGTCGACTTCTCCTCCGAGGTGACGGCCGCCCTGCGTGTCACTGACGGGGCCCTCGTCGTGGTGGACTGTGTGTCCG GTGTGTGCGTGCAGACTGAGACCGTGCTGCGTCAGGCCATCGCCGAGCGCATCAAGCCAGTTCTGATGATGAACAAGATGGACCGGGCCCTGCTGGAGCTGCAGCTGGAACCCGAATCCCTGTACCAGACCTTCCAGCGCATCGTGGAGAACGTCAATGTCATCATCTCCACCTACGGAGAGGACGAGGGCGGGCCCATGGGCAACATCATG ATCGACCCGGTCGTTGGTACCGTGGGTTTCGGCTCCGGGCTTCACGGCTGGGCCTTCACCCTCAAGCAGTTTGCTGAGATGTACGTGTCTAAGTTTGCTGCCAAGGGAGATGCCCAGCTGAACGCGACCGAGCGGGCCAAGAAAGTGGAGGACATGATGAAGAAGCTGTGGGgagagag GTTCTTCGACCCGTCCAACGGCAAGTTCAGCAAGTCGGCCACCAACGCAGACGGCAAGAAGCTGCCCAGGACCTTCTCCCAGCTGGTGCTGGACCCCATCTTCAAG GTGTTCGATGCCATCATGAACTTCAAGAAGGAGGAGACCGCCAAGCTGATTGAGAAGCTGGAAATCAAGCTGGACAGTGATGACAAGGAGAAGGAAGGCAAGCCCCTGCTGAAGGCAGTGATGAGGCGCTGGCTGCCTGCCGGCGAGGCTCTGCTTCAGATGATCACCATCCACCTGCCCTCCCCCGTGACGGCTCAGAAGTACCGCTGCGAGCTGCTGTACGAGGGACCCGGCGACGACGAGGCTGCCATGG GTATCAAGAACTGCGACTCCAAGGGCCCCCTGATGATGTACATCTCCAAGATGGTGCCCACCACTGACAAGGGTCGCTTCTACGCCTTCGGCAGAGTGTTCTCTGGCACCGTGTCCACCGGGCTGAAGGTCAGGATCATGGGACCCAACTACGTGCCTGGCAAGAAGGACGACCTGTACATCAAGCCAATCCAGAG GACCATTCTGATGATGGGGCGCTACGTGGAGCCCATCGAGGACGTGCCCTGCGGCAACATCGTGGGTCTGGTGGGTGTGGACCAGTACCTGGTGAAGACCGGCACCATCACCACCTTCGAGCACGCCCACAACCTGCGCGTCATGAAGTTCAGCGTGAGCCCCGTGGTGCGCGTGGCCGTGGAGGCCAAGAACCCTGCCGACCTGCCCAAGCTGGTGGAGGGGCTGAAGAGGCTGGCCAAGTCGGACCCCATGGTGCAGTGCATCATCGAGGAGTCCGGGGAGCACATCATCGCCGGAGCCGGGGAGCTGCACCTTGAGATCTGCCTCAAGGATCTGGAGGAGGACCATGCCTGCATCCCGATCAAG AAATCTGACCCAGTCGTCTCGTACAGAGAGACTGTGAGCGAGGTTTCTGACCAGATGTGCCTGTCCAAATCCCCCAACAAGCACAACCGCCTGTACATGAAGGCTCGCCCGTTCCAGGACGGGCTGGCCGAGGACATCGAGAAGGGGGACGTGACCGCTCGGCAGGAGCTGAAGGCCCGCGCCCGCTACCTCACCGAAAAGTACGAGTGGGACGTGACGGAGGCCCGCAAGATCTGGTGCTTCGGGCCCGACGGCACTGGCCCCAACCTGCTGGTGGACGTCACCAAGGGGGTGCAGTACCTCAACGAGATCAAGGACAGCGTGGTGGCAGGGTTCCAGTGGGCATCCAAGGAG GGCGCTCTGTGTGAAGAGAACATGCGTGCCGTGCGCTTCGATATCCACGACGTGACCCTGCACACGGACGCCATTCACCGCGGGGGCGGACAGATCATCCCCACAGCCAGGAGAGTCCTGTACGCCTGCCAGCTCACCGCCCAGCCCAGACTCATGGAGCCAGTCTACATGGTGGAGATCCAG TGCCCAGAACAGGTGGTGGGAGGAATCTACGGCGTGCTGAACAGGAAGCGTGGCCACGTGTTTGAGGAGTCCCAGGTGGCTGGTACCCCCATGTTTATCGTCAAGGCTTTCCTGCCTGTCAACGAGTCCTTCG
- the LOC117401372 gene encoding cyclic AMP-responsive element-binding protein 3-like protein 3-A isoform X2, whose amino-acid sequence MKKGSGGCELGGMELLDLLFDQQDGILRNEGLGGAAAHHGNAQGWPITEQNLLVDPDSEDFLNSLLGAGDSVSSSPLWSPATSDSGISEDPHSDQLDSPQHCQTPDSPAVYQPAPTQIEHPCLGTASTEPPQAMDMLEPDIAIDLEGWDSSFLSQPGLGVRLQQAGFEMFPLTVKDLLLSNTSELPQQQSQQPFQELVLNEDEKKLLAKEGVSLPSQLPLTKYEERILKKIRRKIRNKQSAQESRKKKKEYMDGLESRMSACNAQNQELQRKVFQLEKRNTSLITQLRKLQDLVMHGSNKTAQTGTCILVLLLSFSLILFPSLRPFSDSQVAHEGGDFIPVRVQSRSLHGIESSRVFHAVAHDHVYSAPEQGEGPGTVSSLEKLLKGHGLVDSALNASQAEALELEGLSGADPITGRRVTTVRWSGSGVKQGAGPVHADEM is encoded by the exons ATGAAGAAG gGGTCAGGGGGCTGTGAGCTGGGAGGGATGGAGCTGCTCGACCTCCTCTTCGACCAGCAGGACGGGATCCTCCGCAACGAGGGCTTAGGGGGGGCGGCGGCGCACCACGGCAACGCACAGGGCTGGCCAATCACAGAGCAGAAC CTCCTGGTAGATCCTGACAGTGAGGATTTCCTCAACTCCCTGCTGGGTGCGGGTGACTCAGTGTCCAGCTCCCCCTTGTGGTCACCGGCCACGAGTGACAGCGGCATCTCTGAGGACCCCCACTCTGACCAGCTGGACAGTCCGCAGCACTGCCAGACCCCCGACAGCCCGGCCGTTTACCAGCCTGCCCCGACCCAAATCGAACACCCCTGCCTGGGCACTGCCAGCACTGAGCCCCCCCAGGCCATGGACATGCTGGAGCCCGACATCGCCATCGACCTGG aggGCTGGGACTCCTCGTTCCTCTCTCAGCCCGGGCTGGGAGTGCGTCTGCAGCAAGCTGGTTTCGAGATGTTCCCACTCACAGTGAAGGACCTGCTGCTGTCCAACACCTCCGAGCTG CCTCAGCAGCAATCCCAGCAGCCCTTTCAAGAGCTGGTTCTGAATGAGGATGAGAAGAAACTGCTGGCCAAGGAGGGAGTGAGCCTGCCCAGCCAGCTCCCACTCACCAAG TACGAGGAGCGCATCCTGAAGAAGATCCGCAGGAAGATCCGCAACAAGCAGTCTGCCCAGGAGAGCCgcaagaagaagaaggagtacaTGGACGGGCTGGAGAGCCG GATGTCTGCCTGCAATGCTCAGAACCAGGAGCTCCAGAGGAAGGTGTTCCAGCTGGAGAAACGCAACAC GTCTCTGATAACGCAGCTCAGGAAGCTGCAGGACCTGGTGATGCACGGCTCCAACAAGACAGCGCAGACTGGAACCTGCATCCTG GTGCtgctcctctccttctccctAATCCTCTTCCCCAGCCTGCGCCCGTTCTCTGACAGCCAGGTGGCCCACGAGGGTGGAGACTTCATTCCAGTGCGAG TGCAGTCCCGCTCACTCCACGGCATCGAGTCCTCTCGTGTTTTCCACGCCGTGGCGCACGACCACGTCTACTCAGCGCCGGAGCAGGGGGAGGGGCCGGGCACAGTGTCATCACTCGAGAAGCTGCTGAAGGGGCACGGCCTCGTTGACTCCGCCCTGAACGCCAGCCAGGCCGAGGCCCTGGAGCTCGAGGGGTTAAGCGGCGCTGACCCCATCACCGGCCGCAGAGTGACCACCGTGAGGTGGAGCGGGAGCGGAGTGAAGCAGGGGGCGGGGCCTGTGCATGCGGACGAGATGTGA